The following proteins are co-located in the Limisphaerales bacterium genome:
- the nuoL gene encoding NADH-quinone oxidoreductase subunit L: MTDSELKLTFAMVILFLPLLAAVGIGLGARRWRGVSAGLSLAASTLAFVCSLILFIKFHDAPAALVKPLTAIGGEQWLQLDGFTVDFAALIDPLSLLMLLIVTTVGTLVQIFSLAYMKTDAGYSRYFGGLSLFLFSMLGIVLASNLLLLFIFWELVGVSSYLLISHWFEKPTAADAGKKAFITNRIGDFGFLLGILFVWQLHGTLDITALAEIGAVGTAAGLLIFCGAVGKSAQFPLHVWLPDAMEGPTPVSALIHAATMVAAGVYMLCKLFFLFTPDALVIISWIGGITALLAALMAIQQNDLKRILAYSTLSQLGYMVMAVGCAGPAASMFHLTTHAAFKALLFLGAGAVIYSCHHEQDIWKLGGLRKKLPLTYRSFVTGALALAGFPLMSGFFSKDAILAQAYVANQPLFYLGVAVALLTAFYMMRCVLVAFHGEPRGEAARKAHEAPGEMIGPLIFLSILSIGLGWHFFGLNDFLLNKNIWLSTKITGAVIPNEMTHAAHLAAMVSGTIASLAGLALGWVAYRGVKQDPLPGMLGALARGMRDKFYFDELYVWLNRWTQERLARYADWFDRWIIAGLGVRGTSGAIDLTGCLLRLVQSGNLQTYALLLALGLLVMLTFFLF, translated from the coding sequence ATGACCGACTCTGAACTCAAATTGACCTTCGCGATGGTCATCCTGTTTTTGCCACTATTGGCGGCGGTGGGTATTGGCCTCGGCGCGCGGCGGTGGCGCGGAGTCAGCGCAGGCCTTTCATTAGCGGCATCCACCCTCGCCTTTGTTTGCAGCCTCATCTTGTTCATCAAATTCCACGATGCACCGGCCGCGCTTGTGAAACCCTTGACCGCAATCGGCGGCGAACAATGGCTCCAACTGGATGGCTTCACCGTGGATTTCGCCGCGCTCATCGATCCGCTCAGCCTGTTGATGCTGCTCATCGTCACCACCGTCGGCACCCTGGTGCAAATCTTTTCGCTGGCTTATATGAAAACCGACGCGGGCTATTCGCGCTACTTCGGCGGCCTAAGCCTCTTCCTGTTTTCGATGCTCGGCATCGTGCTGGCCTCAAACCTTTTACTGCTGTTTATCTTCTGGGAACTCGTCGGCGTCTCCAGCTATTTGCTCATCAGCCATTGGTTTGAAAAACCCACCGCCGCCGATGCCGGCAAAAAAGCGTTCATCACCAACCGCATTGGCGACTTCGGATTTTTGCTCGGCATCCTGTTCGTATGGCAACTTCACGGCACGCTCGACATCACTGCATTGGCAGAAATCGGCGCGGTGGGTACGGCGGCGGGCTTGTTAATTTTTTGCGGCGCTGTTGGCAAGAGCGCACAGTTCCCGCTGCACGTGTGGCTGCCGGACGCGATGGAAGGCCCCACGCCCGTGAGCGCCCTCATCCATGCCGCCACGATGGTGGCCGCCGGTGTTTATATGCTTTGCAAACTGTTCTTCCTGTTCACGCCCGACGCGCTGGTCATCATCAGTTGGATCGGCGGCATCACCGCGCTGCTCGCGGCACTGATGGCGATCCAGCAAAACGACCTCAAACGCATCCTTGCCTATTCCACACTGTCCCAGCTTGGCTATATGGTCATGGCCGTGGGCTGCGCGGGGCCAGCGGCGAGTATGTTCCATCTCACCACCCACGCCGCGTTCAAGGCGCTGCTGTTTCTCGGCGCGGGCGCGGTGATTTATTCCTGCCATCACGAACAGGATATTTGGAAACTCGGCGGCCTTCGCAAAAAACTGCCACTCACTTACCGCTCATTTGTCACCGGCGCGCTCGCACTGGCGGGCTTTCCGTTGATGAGTGGCTTCTTCAGCAAAGACGCCATTCTCGCGCAAGCCTATGTGGCCAATCAACCGCTCTTTTACCTCGGCGTGGCAGTGGCGTTGCTCACGGCGTTTTATATGATGCGCTGTGTGCTGGTCGCCTTCCACGGCGAGCCGCGCGGCGAAGCAGCCCGGAAAGCTCACGAGGCACCGGGCGAAATGATCGGGCCATTAATCTTCCTCTCCATCCTCAGCATTGGCCTGGGCTGGCATTTTTTTGGACTGAACGATTTTCTATTAAACAAAAATATTTGGCTGAGCACAAAAATTACCGGCGCGGTAATTCCAAATGAAATGACTCACGCTGCCCATCTCGCAGCAATGGTTTCTGGCACGATCGCCAGCTTGGCGGGATTAGCGCTCGGCTGGGTGGCCTATCGCGGGGTGAAACAGGATCCTCTCCCCGGAATGCTCGGCGCACTGGCGCGCGGCATGCGTGACAAATTTTACTTCGATGAACTATACGTGTGGCTCAACCGATGGACACAAGAACGCCTGGCGCGTTATGCCGATTGGTTTGACCGCTGGATCATTGCCGGCCTTGGCGTGCGTGGCACCAGCGGTGCAATCGATCTCACCGGTTGCCTCCTGCGCCTCGTGCAATCGGGCAACCTCCAAACCTACGCCCTGCTGTTGGCACTGGGTTTGCTCGTGATGCTCACTTTTTTCCTATTCTAA
- the nuoK gene encoding NADH-quinone oxidoreductase subunit NuoK: MTGVGLEHYLVVSAALFCLGLLGVVIRRNLIIMYMSLELMLNAANLALVSFSHHQPPSPHGSPLDGQIMVFFIITVAAAEVAVGLALIVALYRKRQTTDVADLTSMKL, from the coding sequence ATGACCGGCGTCGGCCTCGAACATTATCTCGTCGTCAGCGCGGCGCTGTTTTGCCTTGGGCTGTTGGGCGTGGTCATTCGCCGCAATCTCATCATCATGTATATGAGCCTCGAGCTGATGCTCAATGCCGCCAACCTTGCGTTGGTTTCCTTTTCCCATCATCAACCGCCCTCGCCCCACGGCTCTCCGTTGGACGGGCAAATCATGGTGTTTTTCATCATCACCGTCGCTGCCGCCGAAGTAGCCGTGGGCCTCGCGCTGATCGTGGCGCTCTACCGCAAACGCCAAACCACCGACGTGGCCGATCTCACCTCGATGAAACTCTAA
- a CDS encoding NADH-quinone oxidoreductase subunit J, whose amino-acid sequence MMDLLFYIFSALTLLCGALVVFNPFSRNPVTSAMFLVLTIICMSGLFVLLKAFFLAAVQILVYAGAVIVLFLFVIMLLNIKEEERQRFRKFGTFLGAAAVAGLAWILVTTVTGSRVDERSLADNAGETKPLGELLFTNYVIPFEIVSLLLLVAMVGCILLSKAPDTEDPKEETE is encoded by the coding sequence TTGATGGATCTCCTCTTTTACATCTTCAGCGCGCTCACCCTGCTTTGCGGGGCGCTGGTGGTGTTTAATCCGTTCAGCCGCAACCCCGTCACCAGCGCGATGTTTCTGGTGCTCACCATTATTTGTATGTCGGGGTTGTTCGTTTTGCTCAAAGCGTTCTTTTTAGCGGCGGTACAAATCCTGGTGTACGCCGGCGCAGTGATCGTATTGTTCCTGTTTGTTATTATGCTGCTGAACATTAAGGAAGAAGAACGGCAACGCTTCCGTAAATTCGGCACCTTCCTCGGCGCGGCGGCCGTGGCGGGGTTGGCGTGGATTTTGGTGACCACCGTAACTGGCTCCCGCGTGGATGAACGCAGCCTCGCCGACAACGCGGGCGAAACCAAACCACTCGGCGAATTGCTTTTTACCAATTACGTGATACCCTTTGAAATTGTTTCACTACTGCTTTTGGTGGCGATGGTCGGCTGCATTTTACTCAGCAAAGCCCCCGACACCGAAGACCCCAAGGAGGAAACCGAATGA
- a CDS encoding NADH-quinone oxidoreductase subunit I, with protein MAIKVQRVKLSLWERLFIPTLWNGFKVTLGHFLSFKKSKVYEEKNKDNQFKTTLSYPEELWTVPPGFRGAPYLVSDQDAATKCVSCQLCEFVCPPKAIRITPPGEDGETAHREGAEKMPKEFEIDMLRCIFCGYCEEVCPEEAIFLAKDYYEGYDENKMRRDYALTASNRKEMIFNKDKLLERGGTHHDRIKKWEKKTADAKAQENFPVGKNPKAQ; from the coding sequence ATGGCCATCAAAGTCCAACGCGTAAAATTGAGTCTCTGGGAGCGCCTATTCATTCCCACCTTGTGGAACGGATTCAAGGTCACGCTCGGCCATTTTCTTTCGTTCAAAAAATCAAAAGTCTACGAAGAGAAAAACAAAGACAATCAATTCAAGACCACGCTGAGCTATCCCGAGGAGCTTTGGACTGTGCCGCCCGGCTTTCGCGGCGCGCCGTATTTGGTGAGCGATCAGGATGCCGCCACCAAATGCGTGAGCTGCCAACTTTGCGAATTTGTTTGCCCGCCAAAAGCCATCCGCATCACCCCGCCCGGTGAGGATGGCGAAACCGCCCACCGCGAAGGCGCGGAAAAGATGCCCAAGGAATTCGAGATCGATATGCTCCGCTGCATTTTCTGCGGCTATTGTGAAGAAGTTTGCCCCGAGGAAGCCATTTTCCTCGCCAAGGATTATTACGAAGGCTACGACGAAAACAAAATGCGTCGCGACTACGCCCTCACCGCCAGCAACCGCAAGGAAATGATTTTCAACAAAGACAAACTCCTCGAACGCGGCGGCACCCATCACGATCGCATCAAGAAATGGGAAAAGAAAACGGCGGATGCGAAGGCGCAGGAAAACTTTCCCGTTGGGAAAAACCCCAAGGCCCAATGA
- the nuoH gene encoding NADH-quinone oxidoreductase subunit NuoH, with the protein MTDWFNNLTPNEQFAIFSLLKIVIAVFAVVLPMVAYSVVAERRISAWIQDRIGPNRVGPFGLLQPAADGLKFILKEDFTPAYARRVYFWLAPAVAMVPALMTLAVIPFGSQLGSQKAVIADLNVGILFTFGIVSLSVYGIVLAGYASNSKFPFLGGIRSSAQMISYEIAMGMSVVPVFMLVGDLNLSAVIDYQKSGAWLILKQPIAFVIFLVAAFAETNRLPFDMPEAESELVGGYHTEYSSMKFALFFLGEYAAMIAVSAMMVVLFLGGWTLPFAGLNETATSLGMGLLQVGIFIGKLLLFMGLFIWVRWMLPRFRYDQLMDIGWKRFVPLALANIVVTAIYMCLTHGK; encoded by the coding sequence ATGACCGACTGGTTCAACAACCTCACTCCAAACGAGCAGTTCGCGATTTTCAGTTTGCTGAAAATTGTGATCGCGGTGTTCGCGGTCGTGCTGCCGATGGTGGCCTATTCGGTGGTTGCCGAACGCCGCATATCGGCGTGGATTCAGGATCGCATCGGCCCCAACCGCGTGGGGCCGTTTGGCCTGCTCCAACCTGCAGCGGATGGACTGAAGTTTATCCTCAAAGAAGATTTCACGCCGGCCTATGCGCGCAGGGTTTATTTCTGGCTCGCGCCGGCGGTGGCGATGGTTCCGGCACTAATGACGCTCGCGGTGATTCCGTTCGGCTCGCAACTCGGCTCACAGAAAGCAGTCATCGCGGATTTGAACGTCGGCATTTTGTTCACGTTCGGCATCGTGTCCCTCAGCGTATACGGCATTGTGCTGGCGGGTTATGCGAGTAACTCCAAGTTTCCATTTCTCGGCGGCATCCGCAGCAGCGCGCAAATGATCTCGTACGAAATCGCAATGGGGATGAGCGTGGTGCCGGTGTTTATGTTGGTGGGCGATCTGAATTTGAGTGCCGTGATCGATTATCAAAAAAGCGGCGCGTGGCTGATCCTCAAGCAACCGATTGCGTTTGTGATTTTTCTGGTGGCGGCCTTTGCGGAAACCAATCGGCTGCCCTTCGATATGCCGGAGGCGGAATCGGAATTGGTGGGCGGCTATCACACGGAGTACAGCTCAATGAAGTTCGCGCTGTTTTTCCTTGGCGAATACGCGGCGATGATCGCCGTGAGCGCGATGATGGTGGTGCTATTCCTCGGCGGTTGGACGCTTCCCTTCGCCGGCCTTAACGAGACGGCCACGTCACTCGGAATGGGGCTCTTGCAAGTCGGCATTTTCATTGGCAAACTCCTGCTGTTTATGGGTCTGTTCATTTGGGTGCGCTGGATGTTGCCGCGTTTCCGTTACGATCAGCTAATGGACATCGGCTGGAAACGCTTCGTGCCCCTGGCGCTGGCAAATATCGTGGTGACGGCGATTTACATGTGTTTGACCCACGGAAAATAA
- a CDS encoding molybdopterin-dependent oxidoreductase, with the protein MPDEAKTEEPPTIETISVTVDGKEIAVPKLTPDWQGKLIPTTVLQACKHAGIEIPHYCYHPKLPVAGNCRMCLVHVGMPGRPGPDGKSPVNDDGSLKIDPMVLPYERETPKGVIGCATNLIPGMEIYASSPETQEMREAVLESLLINHPLDCTICDQAGECKLQEYSVEHGQAESQFAEHKVHKPKAVDLGPRIVLDAERCVLCTRCIRFSADIAGDDALGIVNRGSYNTIATFPGAPFDNNYTLNTADICPVGALTSKDFRFQMRVWFLKETNSLCTGCATGCNTVIGSRENKMYRQEPRENDAVNGPWMCDSGRLNYKWIGSEKRLKEIRSPNSEARNWDAVIAEISGKLDGAEAGSVAIVASARQTNEELYLLKKLADKFEAITDSVPRNGEGDHLLLNADKNPNSNGARLIGITGETLGSNLSAIAEGIESGTIKTLIVFGEDVTQHGISETLLEKLELLIVSDIFPNATTTKAHYLLPGCAYAEKRGTFTSTKGQVQKFMKALDAPGSARAEWEVLHELVENVTGQNGFSTIEGLFNQMATEVDAFKAKDLNWAALGDTGVTVEI; encoded by the coding sequence ATGCCCGACGAAGCAAAAACCGAAGAGCCGCCCACGATCGAAACCATCTCCGTAACGGTCGATGGCAAAGAAATCGCCGTGCCCAAGCTCACGCCGGATTGGCAGGGCAAGCTCATCCCCACCACGGTTTTGCAGGCTTGTAAACACGCGGGTATCGAGATCCCGCATTATTGTTATCACCCCAAACTACCGGTGGCGGGCAATTGCCGGATGTGTCTCGTGCACGTGGGAATGCCGGGCCGACCGGGGCCCGATGGCAAGTCGCCGGTGAATGATGACGGCTCGCTGAAGATTGACCCGATGGTGCTGCCTTACGAACGCGAAACGCCCAAAGGCGTCATCGGCTGCGCGACGAATTTGATTCCCGGAATGGAAATTTACGCGAGCAGCCCGGAGACCCAAGAAATGCGCGAGGCCGTGCTGGAAAGTTTGCTCATCAATCACCCGCTCGACTGCACGATTTGCGATCAAGCCGGCGAGTGCAAGCTGCAGGAGTACAGCGTGGAACACGGCCAGGCCGAAAGCCAGTTTGCCGAACACAAAGTCCACAAACCCAAAGCTGTCGACCTCGGCCCGCGCATTGTGCTTGATGCCGAGCGGTGCGTTTTGTGCACGCGCTGCATTCGCTTCAGCGCGGACATCGCGGGCGACGATGCGCTCGGCATTGTGAATCGCGGCAGTTATAATACCATCGCAACATTCCCCGGCGCACCGTTTGACAATAATTACACGTTGAACACTGCCGACATTTGTCCGGTCGGCGCGTTGACCTCCAAAGATTTCCGCTTCCAAATGCGCGTGTGGTTTCTCAAGGAAACCAACAGCCTCTGCACCGGCTGCGCCACCGGCTGCAACACGGTCATCGGCTCGCGCGAAAATAAAATGTATCGGCAGGAGCCACGCGAAAATGATGCCGTCAACGGCCCGTGGATGTGCGACTCGGGCCGGTTGAATTACAAATGGATCGGCAGCGAGAAACGATTGAAGGAAATCAGGAGTCCCAATTCAGAAGCCAGAAATTGGGATGCGGTCATCGCGGAGATTAGCGGGAAGCTTGATGGGGCCGAAGCCGGTTCGGTGGCGATTGTCGCGTCGGCGCGCCAGACGAATGAAGAACTTTATTTGCTAAAAAAACTGGCCGACAAATTTGAGGCCATCACCGATTCCGTGCCGCGCAATGGCGAGGGCGATCATCTATTATTGAACGCCGACAAAAACCCAAACAGCAACGGCGCGCGACTCATCGGCATCACCGGCGAAACGCTGGGCTCAAATCTCTCCGCGATCGCCGAAGGCATCGAGAGTGGCACGATCAAAACGCTGATCGTCTTCGGCGAAGACGTCACGCAACACGGCATCAGCGAAACGCTTTTGGAAAAACTGGAGTTGCTAATCGTGAGCGATATTTTTCCAAATGCCACCACGACCAAGGCGCATTATCTGTTGCCCGGCTGCGCGTATGCCGAGAAGCGCGGCACGTTCACGAGCACCAAAGGCCAAGTGCAAAAATTTATGAAAGCCCTCGACGCCCCCGGCAGTGCCCGCGCCGAATGGGAAGTGCTCCACGAACTCGTGGAAAACGTGACCGGCCAAAACGGCTTCAGCACCATCGAAGGGTTGTTCAACCAAATGGCCACCGAAGTGGACGCATTCAAAGCCAAAGACCTGAACTGGGCCGCACTCGGCGACACGGGCGTGACAGTGGAGATTTGA
- the nuoF gene encoding NADH-quinone oxidoreductase subunit NuoF has translation MPQEYKLLLKHADADGYSNDLECYERNGGYAALRQALAIAPAGDTTPQAQLRKSVLDSGLRGRGGAGFSCGLKWSFVRHPNPKPVYLICNADESEPGTFKDRQIIYKDPHQLIEGMIISCWANHVNLAYIYIRGEFTEGAKILNTALAEARAKGYLGKDILGSGHDLEIHVHRGAGAYICGEETGLIESLEGKRAYPRIKPPYFPAALGLYMCPTIVNNVETLCNVKHIVEMGAEAFAKLGTPNNTGTRLVSLSGDVKQPGYFEIETGKVTLGELIHNENFGGGLREGRKLQAIIPGGSSSKVLKAGESFNVGEDKIDLLDVPYDFDTLMKIGTMSGSGAIIVIDDSRDIVECLANLAEFYAHESCGQCTPCREGSLWMNKALHRMTHGDARAEDADYLKHIAHNIQGRTICAFGEACAWPVLSFVEKFRDEFEAKAK, from the coding sequence ATGCCGCAGGAATACAAATTACTGTTGAAACACGCCGACGCCGATGGCTACTCGAATGACCTCGAGTGCTACGAGCGCAACGGCGGCTACGCCGCGCTGCGCCAAGCGTTGGCGATCGCACCGGCGGGCGACACCACGCCGCAAGCGCAACTGCGCAAGAGCGTGCTCGATTCCGGACTGCGCGGACGCGGCGGCGCGGGCTTTTCGTGCGGACTCAAATGGAGCTTCGTGCGCCATCCGAATCCCAAGCCGGTTTATCTCATTTGCAACGCGGATGAATCCGAGCCGGGGACATTTAAAGATCGCCAAATCATTTACAAAGATCCGCATCAGCTTATCGAGGGGATGATCATTTCCTGTTGGGCGAACCACGTGAATCTTGCTTACATTTACATTCGCGGCGAATTCACCGAAGGCGCGAAGATTCTCAACACCGCCCTCGCCGAAGCGCGCGCCAAAGGTTACCTCGGCAAAGACATCCTCGGCAGCGGGCACGACCTCGAAATCCACGTGCACCGCGGCGCCGGCGCGTACATTTGCGGTGAAGAAACCGGCCTCATCGAGAGCCTCGAAGGCAAGCGCGCTTACCCGCGCATCAAACCGCCGTACTTCCCCGCCGCGCTCGGGCTATATATGTGCCCCACCATAGTTAACAACGTGGAGACGCTCTGCAATGTGAAACACATTGTGGAAATGGGCGCGGAAGCCTTCGCCAAACTCGGCACCCCCAACAACACCGGCACCCGCCTCGTGAGCCTCAGCGGTGATGTAAAACAACCCGGCTATTTCGAAATCGAAACCGGCAAAGTCACGCTGGGCGAACTCATCCACAACGAAAATTTCGGCGGCGGCCTGCGCGAAGGGCGAAAACTGCAAGCCATCATTCCCGGCGGATCCTCCTCCAAAGTACTCAAGGCGGGCGAATCGTTTAATGTAGGCGAAGACAAAATCGACTTGCTCGATGTGCCGTACGATTTTGATACGCTGATGAAGATCGGCACAATGTCCGGCTCCGGCGCGATCATTGTCATCGACGACAGCCGCGACATCGTCGAGTGCCTCGCCAACCTCGCCGAGTTTTACGCGCACGAAAGCTGCGGCCAATGCACCCCATGCCGCGAAGGCTCGCTCTGGATGAACAAAGCCCTCCACCGAATGACCCACGGCGACGCCCGCGCCGAAGATGCCGATTACCTAAAACACATCGCGCACAACATCCAAGGCCGAACCATCTGCGCCTTCGGCGAAGCCTGCGCCTGGCCGGTGCTGAGTTTTGTAGAAAAATTTAGGGATGAATTTGAGGCGAAAGCGAAGTAG
- a CDS encoding NAD(P)H-dependent oxidoreductase subunit E, with product MPFTPTEKLSTEVAELITHYPEGESRSASLMVLHAIQDEAGSISAEAMQWAAAEIGVKPLHLYELVTFYPMLREEPPGKFVLKVCRTLSCAMAGGTELHKKLCNKLKLDPKAHGLQTTTDGKFSIEFAECLASCGTGPVMMCNDDFHEAVTEEQANEILGSCE from the coding sequence ATGCCCTTCACCCCCACAGAAAAACTCAGCACCGAGGTCGCGGAACTCATCACCCACTACCCCGAAGGCGAAAGCCGCAGTGCGTCGTTGATGGTGCTGCACGCCATTCAGGACGAGGCGGGCTCCATCAGCGCCGAAGCGATGCAATGGGCGGCGGCCGAGATCGGCGTCAAGCCGCTGCACCTGTACGAGCTCGTGACATTTTACCCAATGCTGCGCGAGGAGCCGCCGGGCAAGTTTGTCCTAAAAGTGTGCCGCACCCTCAGCTGCGCGATGGCCGGTGGCACGGAGTTGCACAAAAAATTGTGCAACAAACTGAAGCTCGACCCAAAGGCGCACGGATTGCAAACGACGACGGACGGCAAATTCAGCATCGAGTTTGCCGAATGCCTGGCCAGTTGCGGCACGGGCCCGGTGATGATGTGCAACGATGATTTTCACGAAGCGGTCACGGAAGAACAAGCCAACGAAATTTTGGGGAGCTGTGAATGA
- the nuoD gene encoding NADH dehydrogenase (quinone) subunit D, whose amino-acid sequence MVSTTQDIAIRDTATKVAAADESPDVSGDKMVLNMGPSHPATHGVLRLRLEMDGEVITKAEPDVGYLHRGDEKIAENMTYNQFIPYTDRLDYLAPLANNVHYVLAVEKLLGITDDLPERCQYIRTICCELARVSAHLLGIGAFAMDTGAFTVFLHTFTEREKIYYLIESLAGARFTTSYTRVGGLSRDLPEGWLDELSVFLDEVEINFDETETLLTRNPIFLDRTQGVGVITSEEAIDFGLSGPNLRGSGVEHDVRKARPYMIYDRFDFDVPVGTTGDCYDRYAIRILEMRESVKILRQCIADIPDGPINVDDGKIVLPPKEKVMTNMEELIHQFMLVTQGQDAPVGEVYFGAENPKGELGFYIHSLGGGTPHRLKIRAPSFVNLSILSQLLPGHTVADVVAILGSLDFVMGECDR is encoded by the coding sequence ATAGTGAGCACCACGCAAGACATCGCAATTCGTGACACCGCCACAAAGGTGGCCGCAGCGGATGAATCGCCCGATGTGAGTGGCGACAAAATGGTGCTCAATATGGGCCCCTCGCACCCCGCCACGCACGGGGTGTTGCGGCTGCGGTTGGAGATGGATGGCGAGGTCATCACCAAAGCCGAACCGGATGTGGGCTACCTCCATCGCGGCGATGAAAAAATCGCCGAGAACATGACCTACAACCAGTTTATCCCGTACACCGATCGGCTGGACTACCTCGCGCCATTGGCGAACAACGTCCACTACGTTTTGGCGGTGGAAAAATTATTGGGCATCACCGACGACCTCCCCGAGCGCTGCCAATACATCCGCACCATTTGCTGCGAACTCGCCCGCGTATCGGCACATTTGCTGGGGATCGGCGCGTTTGCGATGGACACCGGCGCGTTCACGGTGTTTCTGCACACGTTCACCGAGCGCGAAAAAATTTATTATCTCATTGAATCACTCGCCGGCGCGCGGTTTACCACGAGCTACACGCGCGTGGGCGGTTTATCGCGCGATCTGCCGGAAGGTTGGCTCGATGAACTCAGCGTATTTCTCGACGAAGTGGAAATCAACTTCGACGAAACGGAAACGCTCCTCACGCGCAATCCAATTTTCCTCGACCGCACCCAAGGCGTAGGCGTCATCACCAGTGAAGAAGCTATCGACTTCGGCCTGTCCGGCCCCAACCTTCGCGGCAGCGGCGTGGAGCACGACGTGCGCAAGGCGCGGCCCTATATGATTTACGACCGCTTCGATTTCGATGTGCCCGTCGGCACCACCGGCGATTGTTACGACCGCTACGCCATCCGCATTCTCGAGATGCGCGAGAGCGTAAAAATCCTGCGCCAGTGCATCGCAGATATCCCCGACGGCCCGATCAATGTGGACGACGGCAAAATCGTCCTGCCGCCCAAAGAAAAAGTGATGACGAATATGGAGGAACTCATCCACCAATTTATGCTCGTCACGCAGGGACAGGATGCACCGGTGGGCGAAGTTTATTTTGGCGCAGAAAACCCCAAGGGCGAGCTTGGCTTTTACATCCACAGCCTCGGCGGCGGAACCCCGCACCGGCTGAAAATCCGCGCCCCATCTTTTGTCAACCTCAGCATCCTCTCGCAACTCCTCCCCGGCCACACGGTGGCCGACGTGGTTGCGATTTTGGGCTCGCTGGATTTTGTGATGGGAGAATGCGACAGATAA
- a CDS encoding NADH-quinone oxidoreductase subunit C, with the protein MTTAADFAKQLKAEFGELISEPTEFRDEITVNIADATRIAEVCEFAKHELGFNYLLDISTLDHYGEDPRFSVVYELSSISHHQNLRLKTQVTEEHGEVPTVTGVWRTADWHEREAYDMMGVKFTGHPNLTRILMWEGYPHFPLRKDFPLEGKPTEVPDVAFTQTAPMEGGPFVTLASSENTTVREPRRRNPEDGK; encoded by the coding sequence ATGACGACTGCCGCTGATTTCGCAAAGCAGTTGAAGGCCGAGTTTGGCGAACTCATTTCCGAACCCACGGAGTTTCGCGACGAAATTACGGTGAACATCGCCGATGCCACGCGCATTGCCGAAGTCTGCGAATTTGCAAAACACGAATTGGGTTTCAATTATCTTCTAGATATTTCCACGCTCGATCATTACGGCGAGGATCCGCGCTTCTCGGTGGTTTACGAATTGAGCAGTATTTCGCATCATCAGAACTTACGTTTGAAAACGCAGGTGACCGAAGAGCACGGCGAGGTGCCCACCGTCACCGGCGTGTGGCGCACCGCTGATTGGCACGAACGCGAGGCGTACGATATGATGGGCGTAAAATTCACCGGCCATCCAAACCTCACGCGCATTTTGATGTGGGAAGGCTATCCGCACTTTCCGCTGCGCAAAGATTTCCCGCTCGAAGGCAAGCCTACCGAAGTGCCCGATGTGGCCTTCACCCAAACCGCTCCAATGGAAGGCGGCCCATTCGTAACACTCGCCAGCAGCGAAAACACAACCGTCCGCGAACCCCGGCGTCGCAATCCGGAGGATGGAAAATAG
- the nuoB gene encoding NADH-quinone oxidoreductase subunit NuoB, whose amino-acid sequence MTQKAEIGYNSKVEGEVVHTTVDAAVNWFRKNSMWPMPMGLACCGIELMAAGCSRFDISRFGSEVMRFSPRQSDVMIVAGTVTYKMATAVKRIYDQMVEPKWVIAMGACASSGGMYRSYAVLQGVDQILPVDVYIAGCPPRPEAVLEGLMKLQSKVAKEPWAKQHFKPTA is encoded by the coding sequence ATGACTCAAAAAGCGGAGATCGGTTATAATTCCAAGGTGGAGGGCGAGGTGGTTCATACCACGGTCGATGCTGCGGTGAATTGGTTTCGCAAGAATTCCATGTGGCCAATGCCGATGGGGCTCGCGTGCTGCGGCATCGAGCTGATGGCGGCGGGATGCAGTCGGTTTGATATCTCGCGGTTCGGCTCGGAGGTGATGCGGTTTTCCCCACGCCAATCGGATGTGATGATCGTGGCCGGCACGGTGACTTATAAAATGGCGACCGCCGTGAAGCGCATTTACGATCAAATGGTGGAGCCCAAATGGGTGATCGCGATGGGCGCCTGCGCAAGTAGCGGCGGGATGTATCGCAGCTACGCAGTGTTACAGGGGGTGGATCAAATTTTGCCGGTGGATGTGTACATCGCCGGTTGCCCGCCCCGCCCCGAGGCTGTGCTTGAAGGCTTGATGAAACTCCAAAGCAAAGTGGCGAAGGAGCCTTGGGCCAAACAACATTTTAAACCCACCGCCTAA